A region of the Burkholderia pyrrocinia genome:
AACTCTGAAGGATCATAATCGAGCTCGTCTGGAGCAGCAGCTCAATTTCATTGGCTCAACATTTGGGGATGAGACGCTCAGGAAGTGGTATGTGGAGTACGGGGAGAAATATTCGTTAAAGAAAATGAATGTGTTGAAAAGATCGATCAATCATGGTGCGCCTGATAAATCAGGGGTGTCAATGAATTTGCAATCGACCTTGGGAATGACAAATGGCGAATTAATATCGGAAATCGTTAAAAAATCGGAAATTACGATGGGCTGTGGTAGACGAGGATGCGGTATGTATTGCACCTGCAACTCTTCACGTGATCTTTATGCATGATGTTGAGTGGCCTATAAGATCAGCTGCCCTGAATGGATGGTGTGCGCAATCAAGCTTGGGGCAGCAGTTTGGGTGAAATGAAATAAAGGGTGGCGTGTGTCTAAGTATATTTATAAATTGCTGGTCCTTTATAGGTGGTATTTTAGTGCTGTGCTGGTCCTTGCGTGTTTGAGTGCGGTGCTAAATACGTCGTTTGGCGCGATGTTGAAGTGGTTGACGGACGGCCTGCAACACGGAAGGCAGGATGTGATTTTTTATTTTATTGCACTATTTTCGTTGCAAAGATTCTTGCTCCCAATCGCGGGTGCTGGCGGGACATTGGTTTCGAATAAGCTCGCGAATCGAATCGAAAGCGACGTCCGTGACAGATGGTATGAGCACGTTGTGCGAATGGATTACCGTAATGCTAGCCATAAGAATTCCGGAGAATATCAAAAGAAAATCCAGGAGGCGGTTGCTTCAGTACGAGCTCTGTTAAACAACACTTTAAGATCACTGCTTTCGATCACGCTTGAAATTGTGTCCGTCACGCTATTTTCGGTTTGGCTTGTGGGGTGGCGAGCGGGCGCGATTTTGATTTCGTTCGCGGTGGTTTACTCTGCTTTTGTCATCTATGTCACGAAGAGGCGAGTGCCGTTGATGAGGGATATCGTAAAATTGGATGCTGAATGTTCGGCATTCATGCACGACAGCTTTATCAATTCGGATTCCATTTCCCCCGCTGTTATGGCGGAAAGAATAAATCGCCACCATGCATTGCTGGCAAAGCTGGAAATTAGAAAGGATGGGAATTCAAATAGGCTATTTGTTGACAGTCTTGTTTCCTCTGTTATATGTCTGGTGGTGTGTTTCGCGAGTCTCATGCTGTACTACGGACAGGGGGGGGATTCGATTGGAGTCGTTGTCATGCTTGCGACCGGGTTGGCGCAATTGATTTCTCAGATCAATGCGCTTGGATTCAATTATCGTAATGTTCTCGGTGCGAAGATTGATATATTGAGGATTTCGGAAGGATTGAGAATTGAGGGGGATTTAAATTGTGATGCGGGTTGTCCGGTGTTGGATGGAGGCCGATATAAATTTTCCTTTCGAGATTTCAGAATGGCAGACTCATCGAACAGAAACATGCCGCCAATCAACGGGGATATCACGATCGAACTGGGTTCGTTGAACATACTGCGTGGCCCAAGTGGAATTGGAAAAAGTACTGTTGCACGTGCAATGCGCGGAGAAATTCGCTCTTCGGCAGAGCAATTACTTATAAATGGTGCTGACGTAATTGGTCTGGATTCGGATTTGTTGTTGAAAAAGATGGGTTATGTTTCTCAAGACAATATCATCTTCAATGAGTCTATCGTCGAAAATCTTCGCTATGGTAAACGCGGTGCTACGCCAGAAGAAATCGTCGATACGCTTACAAAGGTTGGGCTTCACAAATTTACGGGCGATCTCGAATATGTCGTGGGCGAAAAGGGTGGTCGACTTTCTGGCGGGGAGCGCCAGAGACTGGTTATCGCCAGGGGATTGCTGCAAGAATGTGACATCTTGATACTTGACGAGCCATTTTCCGGGTTGGACGAAAAGAGAGCCTCCGATCTTGCAGGTACTATAGTGCGCCTCGCGGATAGCACTGTCATATTCGTGATTATGCATCAGCGTCCAGAGGCAGTTTTTAATTCTAGTTCAACGATTAACTCGCACGTCATGGAGGAGTTTGGCGGCGAGATTCATATTAAGCGTGGGAGGTAGCATGCTTAGTTCCGGAGATTTCTTGTCTGAGGGGCTTAATTTGCGGCCCTATGCATTCGACTCGATAAACGTCGATCGAATCGCCACTTGGGATGAAGTCAATTCGCTCTTATCGAGTGGGCTGATCGATTATCCGAGGATCCGGATTGCTGCTGCAGGCAATGACTACAGCCGCGGCTATAACGGATTCCTGCGCTATTCGATCTCGGAACGGGGGGAGCGACGACCAAGAGTGGTTCCTGGCGTACTGCGCAAGGTACTGAGCGATGGTTGCGCAATCATCATTGACAACTGTGAAGCATTCTTCCCGGGTGTTAGTGCGCTGACAGAGGAAATCAGCGATTCGTTTTGCTGCCGGACGTGGGCCAACTTGTATGTCTCACCCAAGGGGCCAGGCGGATTTGGTTGTCACTTCGATGACCATGATGTTTTTGCCATACAGATTCATGGTGTCAAACGATGGGTAGTATATGCACCTACATACCACTCGCCGAATCGAGGGGATAAGAGTTTTCATTTTCCGCTCCCTAAGGGGGAACCACTTAAAGAATACACGCTATCCACGGGTGATGGCTTGTACTTGCCTTTCGGATATTGGCACGACGTCGAGGCTATTAGCGATATTTCGATGCACGTGACAATTGGTCTCGATTTCGTCAGAAGGGCGGATGTGCTGAAGCTATTCATCGACGAGCTAGCTAAGAGTCGCTTTTTTCGCGACAAGGTGAACTATTCGACGACTACAGCCGAGGCGCGTGAGCTGAAGGAGAGGATAGTCGATGCGATAGGAGAGCTGGATATGGAAATGTTACTTGACGAGTTGCGTGGGCAGTGGCGCGAAAGAAAAGCCGAGTTTAATTTTCCGACGCTTTGATGCGTGCATCACGTACAACGATAATGAAGGTCGGATTACGCTATGCCTCATGGCATGCGATGTATTGGATGATGAATACATGTTTCGGTCGGCAACCGCGGGTGCCGCTTGTAGAGAAGCTATAGAAATTGGTGCTTACCCAGATTGAAGGCGAGCGCATGTGTGACGCAAAGCGCGCGCGAACGAGCGGGTCGATCAGTGTCAATTAGGATTTCTATATTGTTTTGGGTACGAAAAATAAATACTCGATAATGCAGATTCGGGAGGTTTGGATTAATGCTTACTTGCATGGAGAGGTGGATTGGCTTGACTATCTTGAGATTCCTTTGTTTTTCGTGATTAGAAATGGGCGGAGCATATCGAAGTCTGAGGAAATTGAGTTCATAGAGCGAAGTCGAAGAAAATTTCCAAACAGACGCGCGGATAATGTCGAGTATACCGAAGTGGTCGACCAGATGCAGGAGCGTAAGTACTGGGGCACAGTATCCGGTTCGGCGAAAATCAAAAAAAATGACGCGATAGCCAGTCAATTTTATTTCTTTGAATTGTGGTTGGTCGTCGACAATCGTTGGCAGATCGCAAAGCTCTGCATTGAAGATATCGATCATAAGCAGGAGTCTTGATGATGATCGATGCTTGTAGAAATAAGGAAACTATGTCCATGTCGCTCGCTTTTTGACGATGAATACCAAGGTGCAAGAAAAGGGGTGAATTTCTTGCAGCGTCTCGAGAACTATCCTCCAGAGCTTTGGTATCAGGGTGAGCGGGTCACAAGCATTCGAGATACCGCAGGGCTCAGAAATGGCGTAGAGACACTCGCTGCGCTCTACGACTACCAATGGGATCACAGTGAATTTATGTTGGAGACTATTGATGGTAGGAGGGTAAGCAGGTCCTTTTCCATCACAAAGAGTCGAAGTGATTTGTTGGCCGTTGGTAAGGCGCTGCTTACTGGCGCTGAGTTTAGTCAAGGTATGCTCGGCCGTGATCCGGCTTACCTAAATAGATCAATTGCTTCGTTCGCAGGATGCGCGGATTTTTTTGACATCGGGGGGCGGGGATTTTCCGGTAATGTCAGGGAGTATTTTCGGTTTGTGCGGGACAATGATCTTGCTCTCACACACACTCTCTTGAATCCGCGAGCAAATCGTCGCGTCGGACCGGCATTTCAAGATGATCCGACTGTATCCGCCCATGTTACAAGAGAAACAGATGCTGGCATCTATATAACAGGTGCTAGGTTGATTGCTACACTTCCTTTTGCCGATGAGATTGCGGTCTTTCCGGCAAGGTTGCTGGACGTCTCGGATGCGTCGAAAGCGTATGCATTTGCGTTCGTTCTGCCGACCTGTACCCCAGGATTGAAGTTCATCTGTCGCGAGTCCCTTGATTATGGGATGGGACGAAAAAATCATCCTCTTGGTGCACGATACGAGGAAATGGATGCCGTAGCACTGTTTGACAACGTATTCGTTCCATGGGAGAGGGTATTTTGTTATCGTGATATAGATATATGCAATCGTTTCTACGACGCGACCGGAGCAACCGCACACATCACCTATCAAGTGGTGTGCAAGAATATTGTCAAAGTGGAGTTCTTTCTCGGACTTATTTCCCTGATGATTCGCGGTTCCGGGCTCGAGTTATTTCAGCATATTCACGATAAGATGGCCGATGTCTGGGCTGGCTGGCAAACTATGAAGGCGTTCAAGGCAGCTTCCGAGGCCGGAGCAAGGCCAAACGATTTTGGTGTTCTGGTTCCTGATTGGGAGCCGCTAGAGGCTGCTCGGTTCTTGTTTCCTCGCATATACCCCCGGATCGTGGAAGTCGTGCAGCAGATTGGTGCTAGCGGTTTAGTGGCATTGCCGACGAGCCAGGATTTGGATGGGCCGATGCGCGGCGAGATCGATAAATATTTTCAAGGCATGAGACTGGAGGCGGCAGACAAGATTGATCTGTACCGACTAGCGTGGGACGCTTCAATTTCTGCATTCGCTGGTCGTCAGGTCCTCTACGAGCGATTCTTCTTCGGCGATCCAGTGAATATGGCGACACGAATCTTCCGAAGCAACCCATGCTCGGAATTGATGGAGCGCGTGAGTGAATTTATTCACAATAACGTGGATTAGCTGCTTTTGATATCCTGGATTAAGCGCTACGTGTCCAGAGCCACCGGCACCTCGAGCCCCACCTTCACGCGGCTCATGCTCACCAGCGTCTTGAACCGCTTCACGTTGTTGTTCGCGAAGAACAGCTCGCGCGTGAGCGCGTTGTACTGATCCATGTTGCGCACGGCGAGGATCAGCACGAAATCCCATTCCCCCGTCACGTAGTAGCACTGCTGGATCTGCGGGCACCGCTCGAAGGTTCGCTTCATCGCGTCGAGCTGGTCGATCTGCTCGCTCTCGACCTCGACGTTCACGACGATCGTCAGCGGATGATCGACCTTGTCCGGCGCGACGATGGCCGTATAGCGTTCGATCACGCCGTCTTCCGCGAGACGCCGCAGGCGCCGGTTCACGGCCGCGGTCGACAGGTTGACGCGTGCGCCGAGCTCGGTTTGCGGCGTCTGCGCGTCGCGCTGGATTTCCATCAACAGCTTGCGATCGAACGCATCGAGAGAGGGGGGCATGGTGGTCTGGAACGTCGAAAGAATGAGAAATTTTTGCGTCTGAATGGTCGATTTGGCGATTTTATTGATCATCCCGCGCAATATTATTTTTCGGACCGACGGCGAACGCAACCCGCGCTTGCCCGATCCGACCCACCCGACGGACCGCCGGCGCGGTCCTGCTCCGGAGCCTTTCGCCATGCTGATCGCCAACCCCCGCGCGTCGCGCGCCGCCTATCCGAACGCGCTGCGCCGCGTGATGAACATCGCGTCGGCCGACGAAAGCGGCGTGTGGCTGTCGCACTGGCCGCTCGTCGGCAACGCGCGTACGCCGCTGCGCGCGTTGCCGGACCTCGCCGCGCGGCTCGGCGTCGCGAGCGTGAGCGTGAAGGACGAGTCGTGCCGCTCGCCGCTCGGCAGCTTCAAGGCGCTCGGCGCGCCGATCGCGCTGGTGCGGCTCGTGAAGCGCCTGCGGCGCACCCACGATTTCGATCCGCAAGGGCTGGTCACCGGCCGCTACGCAGCGCAACTGGCCGACCTGACGGTGATCAGCGCGACCGACGGCAATCACGGCCGTGCGCTGGCCGCCGCCGCGCGCGCGATCGGCTGCGGGTGCGTGATCGTGCTGCACGCGCATGTCGACGCCGAGCGCGAACGCGCGATCTCGGCGTACGGCGCGCGGATCGTGCGCATCGCAGGGAACTACGACGAGTCGGTCATATGCGCGGCGCAGCTTGCGCAGGCGAACGGCTGGTACGTCGTGTCGGATACGTCGTACGACGGCTACGAGGCGATTCCTCGCGACGTGATGCAGGGTTATGGCGTGATCGCCGCCGAGGCCGCCGCGCAGGCGGCGCAGGACGATGGCCGGCCGTTCACGCACGTGTTGCTGCAGGGCGGCGTGGGCGGCCTCGCCGCGGGCGTGGCGAGTTACCTGTGGGAGCGCGATGGCGCGCAGCGGCCGCATTTCATCGTCGTCGAGCCGCGCCAGGCCGACTGCCTGTACCAGAGCGCGCTCGCGGGGCGCGCGGCGAAGGCGACCGGCAGCGTCGATTCGGTGATGGCCGGGCTCGCATGCGGCGAGGCGTCGCCGCTCGCGTGGGATTTCCTCGAGCTGTGCATCGACCACTTCATGCTGATCGACGATGAAGACGCCGTGCACGCGATGCGCGGCCTCGCGGCCGGCAGCGAACGCGACGTGCCGCTCGTCGCCGGCGAATCGGGTGCGGCCGGCATTGCAGGGCTGGAAGTGCTGATGCGCAACCCTGCGCTCGCGCGGCAGGCGGGGCTCGACGCAAACTCGCGCGTGCTGGCGATCAATACGGAAGGCGCGACGGCGCCGTCCGTGTACCGGAACTGCGTCGGCGACACGGCCGACGCCGTGCTCGCGCGGCAGCGCGACTGGCTGGACCGCGCGGCGGTAGCGGCCTGAACGACAAAACGACCGACGAGGCAAGCGCAATGGACACAATGGACGCAATCGAAGAAAGCACGCTGCAGGGGCAACTGAAAACCTGGCGCCGGCATCTGCACCAGTTTCCCGAGACGGGTTTCGAAGAGGTGAACACGTCGGACTACGTCGCGCGCATCCTGACGACGCTCGGGCTCGACGTGCATCGCGGCATCGGCGGCACGGGGCTCGTCGCGAACCTGGCGGTGGGCTCGGGCCGGCGCGCGATCGGGATCCGCGCGGACATGGACGCGCTGAATATCGCCGAACACGCGCCGGGCCGTGAACACGTGTCGCGCACGCCCGGCAAGATGCATGCGTGCGGGCACGACGGCCACATGTCGATGGTGCTCGGCGCCGCGCAGTTGCTGGCCGAACGCAAGGACTTCGACGGCACGGTGCGCTTCATCTTCCAGCCGGCCGAGGAGCATGGCCGCGGCGCGAAGGCGATGATGGCCGACGGGCTGTTCGAACGCTTTCCGGTCGACGCGATCTTCGGCGCGCACAACATGCCGGGCATGCGTGCGGGCACGTTCTCGACGCGCGCGGGCGGCATCATGGCGAGCGAAGACAACTTCGTGATCCGGATCGACGGGCGCGGCACGCATGCGGCGCGTCCGCACATGGGCATCGATCCGATCGTGATCGGCTCGCAGATCGTGCTCGCGCTGCAGACGATCGTGTCGCGCAATCTCGATCCGGGCCAGCAGGCCGTGATCTCGTGCACGGAGTTCATCACCGACGGGCTGCGCAACGTGCTGCCGTCGACCGTGACGATCAAGGGCGATACGCGCAGCTATTCGCGCGACGTGCAGGCGCTGCTCGAAACGCGGATGCGCGAGATCAGCGAAGGGATTTGCCGCACGCACGGCGCGACCTGCACGTTCGACTACACGCACGAGTTCGCGCCGACGGTGAATTCTCCGGAGTGGGTCGACACGGCCGTGCAGGCCGCCGCGCATATCGCTGGCGCCGGCGCGGTGAACGCCGACGTGCAGCCGATGATGATCTCCGAGGATTTCGGCGCGTTCCTGCAGGCCGTGCCCGGCAATTTCGTGTTCATCGGCAACGGCGAAGCGGCCGATCGCGGCGGCGTGCCGCTGCATAACGCGGCGTACGATTTCAACGACGAGATCCTGCCGGTCGGCGCGCGTTATTTCGCTGAAGTGGCGCGGCGCGCGTTGAGTTCCCGGTGATACGCATCGTGTGGCAGTCAGGCCCGCTGACGCTCACTCCGCAGTGTCGGCTCCGCATCCGACGAGACCGCGGATTCGAGCTTCAGCCCGTAGTAGAAGGCGACCAGCAGGACGAGCCATGCCGGTCCGACGAGCAGTGCGACGCGCGTGTCGGGGAAGTACGCCATCAATCCGATTACGAATGCGAGAAACGCCAACGCGAACCACGAACCGTAAGGCCAGAACGGCATACGAAAGCCGAGTGTGCGCTGTTCGGTCGGTGCGAGGGACTGGCGAAATTTCATCTGCGTAACGAGAATGACGCCCCAGGTCCAGATCGCACCGAACGTGGAGATGGACGTGACCCAGACGAAGACCTTTTCGGGAACGAGGTAGTTCAGCAGCACGCCGGCCAGCAATGCGGCCACCGAGACGAGAATCGCCCGGCGCGGCACGCCGCTGGCGGTCGTCATGCCGAACGCGCGGGGTGCATGACCCTGTTGCGCAAGACTGTAAAGCATGCGGCCGGTACTGAAGATGCCTCCATTGCACGACGAAAGCGCTGCAGTGAGCACGACGAAGTTGATGATCCCGGCGGCGGTCTTGACGCCGAGCCGCTCGAACGTCATCACGAACGGGCTGCCTTGCGTGCCGATCTCGTTCCACGGGTAGATCGACAGAATGACGAAGAGTGCGCCGCCGTAGAAGATCACGATGCGCCAGAACACGGAGTTGATCGCGTTCGGAATGGACTTTTGCGGATTGGCCGCTTCGCCCGCCGTCAATCCGATCATTTCGACGCCCAGGTAGGCAAACATGACCATTTGCATCGACATCATGACGCCATGTAGGCCGTTCGGGAGAAAGCCGCCGTGCGCCCACAAGTTCGAAATGCCAGTCGCTACGCCATGGTTGCCGTAGCCGAACACGATCATGCCGAGACCGACGGCGATCATGACGACGATCGTCACGACCTTGATCAGCGCGAACCAGAATTCGAGTTCGCCGTATGCCTTGACCGTCAATAAATTGACGGAGCCCATCATTCCCAGCGCGGCGAGCGCCCAGATCCAGCGTGGCACGTCGGGAAACCAGATACCCATGTAGATGCCGACCGCGGTGATTTCCGCAATGCACGTGACCAGCCAGAGAAACCAGTAGTTCCATCCGGTGAGGTAGCCGGCGAGTGGACCGAGATAATTGCGCGCGTAGCGACTGAACGATCCGGCAACGGGCTCGTGCACGGCCATTTCGCCCAACGCGCGCATGATGACGAAGATGACCGCGCCGCCGATGACGTAGGAAAGAATGATGGCGGGCCCCGCCATTTTGATTGCATTGGCCGAACCCAGAAACAATCCGACGCCGATGGCGGCGCCGAGCGCCATCAGGCGCATCTGCCGTTGTCCGAGACCTCGATGTAGATCTGATTCGTTTTGTTGCATCAGGACACTCTCTTTGAATTTGAAGGAAGGGAAAGGGGGCCGACGAGCTGGCAAGCGCGCAACGAATCAGCCGGGTCCGCGCGCGATCGAGGCGACCGCGCAGCCAGCCGTGCCGGTCGCTTTCGGTGCGATGCCGCGCAGGCGTGATGGTCGAGTGGGCTGTCGGTTAACGATGAAACGGATGAAACGCGCGCGCGAGCCGGTGCGCGGCACGAAGAGGAAATATGGAGTGCGAATGAATGGAAAGGATCTGGCGTTGCATCGAGCGGCGTCTCCGTCAAATAGCGAAATCGACTCTCTGATGGAGCCTTGTGTGAAGGACTATGCTAGCGACGGAGCATGAGTTGTTGTTATCGAAAAATTGACGATTTCAGAAAAAGATACTGGTCGTCAGCATTTGTGAACAAAATCTGACTGTCGATAAATCGATATTCCAGTTTTTTGCAGGGCGGACGCACAGCCCTGCCGCCTGCTTCGGCTGACCGCTGCCCCGGTGCGTGCCGCAAGCGTGTCCGGCACGCAGGTCGATCCGACGGATCTGCCGAGGTAGCCTCCGGAAGCATGAGTCCGGCTCGCGCGTGCTGGCGAGCCGGACGCGTGTCGCATCACGTCACACCAGTTCGCCCAGGCACGCGTCGAACTGCGCGACGAGTTTGTCGACGTCGTCGCTCGTCGTCTGCGGGCACACGAGCATCATGTTGTGGAACGGCGTGATCAGCACGCCGCGATTCAGCAGGTACAGGTGCACGATGTGTTCGAGCTCGCTGTCGAGTTGCGCGCCGGCGAGCGTGCCGTTGCGCGGCGGCTCGGGCGCGAACTGGAATTCGGTGCGCGCGCCGATGCGCGTCACGCACCACGGCAGCCCGTGTTTCGCGATCGCCTGTTCGAGCCCGGTAGCCAGCCGCGCGGCGAGTTCGAACATGTGCGCATACGCGGCGTCGGTCGCGACTTCGGCCAGCGTCGCGCGCATCGCATGCATCGCGAGCATGTTCGCGGTGAGCGTCGTGCCGATGCCCGAATGGCCGGGCGGCGCGTTCAGCTTCGCCTGCTTCGCGCGTTCCGCGAATTCGGCGCTGAAACCGTACACCGCGCACGGCACGCCGCCTGCGATCGGCTTGCCGACCACCAGCATGTCCGGTTCGAGATCGTGCGCGACCGCGTAGCCGCCCGGGCCGCTGCTGATCGTATGCGTCTCGTCGATCACGAGCAGCGTGCCGTAGCGGCGCGTCAGTTCGCGCGCCGCATCCCAGAAGCCCGGGTCGGGCAACACCATGCCGATGTTCGTCATCGCGGGCTCGGCGAGCACGCACGCGACATCGCCGCCCTTCAGCGCCGCTTCGAGCGCATCAAGATCGTTGAATTCGACGACACGCGTGTTCGCGAGCAGGTCGTACGACTGCCCGAGCAGGCTGTCGCGCTGCACGGGGCGGCCGTCGACGAGATCGACGAACACGTCGTCGACCGTGCCGTGATAACAGCCGTTGAACACGACGATCGTGTTGCGGCCGGTGGCCGCGCGCGCCCAGCGCAGCACGAAGCGGTTCGCGTCGCTCGCGCTCAGCGCGAACTGCCAGACCGGCAGCCGGAAGCGGCGCGCGAGTTCGCGCGCGACCCACGCGGCGTCCTCGCTCGGCAGCATCGTCGTGTAGCCGCGCGTGGCTTG
Encoded here:
- a CDS encoding ABC transporter ATP-binding protein; translated protein: MSKYIYKLLVLYRWYFSAVLVLACLSAVLNTSFGAMLKWLTDGLQHGRQDVIFYFIALFSLQRFLLPIAGAGGTLVSNKLANRIESDVRDRWYEHVVRMDYRNASHKNSGEYQKKIQEAVASVRALLNNTLRSLLSITLEIVSVTLFSVWLVGWRAGAILISFAVVYSAFVIYVTKRRVPLMRDIVKLDAECSAFMHDSFINSDSISPAVMAERINRHHALLAKLEIRKDGNSNRLFVDSLVSSVICLVVCFASLMLYYGQGGDSIGVVVMLATGLAQLISQINALGFNYRNVLGAKIDILRISEGLRIEGDLNCDAGCPVLDGGRYKFSFRDFRMADSSNRNMPPINGDITIELGSLNILRGPSGIGKSTVARAMRGEIRSSAEQLLINGADVIGLDSDLLLKKMGYVSQDNIIFNESIVENLRYGKRGATPEEIVDTLTKVGLHKFTGDLEYVVGEKGGRLSGGERQRLVIARGLLQECDILILDEPFSGLDEKRASDLAGTIVRLADSTVIFVIMHQRPEAVFNSSSTINSHVMEEFGGEIHIKRGR
- a CDS encoding JmjC domain-containing protein yields the protein MLSSGDFLSEGLNLRPYAFDSINVDRIATWDEVNSLLSSGLIDYPRIRIAAAGNDYSRGYNGFLRYSISERGERRPRVVPGVLRKVLSDGCAIIIDNCEAFFPGVSALTEEISDSFCCRTWANLYVSPKGPGGFGCHFDDHDVFAIQIHGVKRWVVYAPTYHSPNRGDKSFHFPLPKGEPLKEYTLSTGDGLYLPFGYWHDVEAISDISMHVTIGLDFVRRADVLKLFIDELAKSRFFRDKVNYSTTTAEARELKERIVDAIGELDMEMLLDELRGQWRERKAEFNFPTL
- the hpaB gene encoding 4-hydroxyphenylacetate 3-monooxygenase, oxygenase component; the encoded protein is MNFLQRLENYPPELWYQGERVTSIRDTAGLRNGVETLAALYDYQWDHSEFMLETIDGRRVSRSFSITKSRSDLLAVGKALLTGAEFSQGMLGRDPAYLNRSIASFAGCADFFDIGGRGFSGNVREYFRFVRDNDLALTHTLLNPRANRRVGPAFQDDPTVSAHVTRETDAGIYITGARLIATLPFADEIAVFPARLLDVSDASKAYAFAFVLPTCTPGLKFICRESLDYGMGRKNHPLGARYEEMDAVALFDNVFVPWERVFCYRDIDICNRFYDATGATAHITYQVVCKNIVKVEFFLGLISLMIRGSGLELFQHIHDKMADVWAGWQTMKAFKAASEAGARPNDFGVLVPDWEPLEAARFLFPRIYPRIVEVVQQIGASGLVALPTSQDLDGPMRGEIDKYFQGMRLEAADKIDLYRLAWDASISAFAGRQVLYERFFFGDPVNMATRIFRSNPCSELMERVSEFIHNNVD
- a CDS encoding Lrp/AsnC family transcriptional regulator, with amino-acid sequence MPPSLDAFDRKLLMEIQRDAQTPQTELGARVNLSTAAVNRRLRRLAEDGVIERYTAIVAPDKVDHPLTIVVNVEVESEQIDQLDAMKRTFERCPQIQQCYYVTGEWDFVLILAVRNMDQYNALTRELFFANNNVKRFKTLVSMSRVKVGLEVPVALDT
- a CDS encoding diaminopropionate ammonia-lyase, translated to MLIANPRASRAAYPNALRRVMNIASADESGVWLSHWPLVGNARTPLRALPDLAARLGVASVSVKDESCRSPLGSFKALGAPIALVRLVKRLRRTHDFDPQGLVTGRYAAQLADLTVISATDGNHGRALAAAARAIGCGCVIVLHAHVDAERERAISAYGARIVRIAGNYDESVICAAQLAQANGWYVVSDTSYDGYEAIPRDVMQGYGVIAAEAAAQAAQDDGRPFTHVLLQGGVGGLAAGVASYLWERDGAQRPHFIVVEPRQADCLYQSALAGRAAKATGSVDSVMAGLACGEASPLAWDFLELCIDHFMLIDDEDAVHAMRGLAAGSERDVPLVAGESGAAGIAGLEVLMRNPALARQAGLDANSRVLAINTEGATAPSVYRNCVGDTADAVLARQRDWLDRAAVAA
- a CDS encoding M20 aminoacylase family protein, with product MDTMDAIEESTLQGQLKTWRRHLHQFPETGFEEVNTSDYVARILTTLGLDVHRGIGGTGLVANLAVGSGRRAIGIRADMDALNIAEHAPGREHVSRTPGKMHACGHDGHMSMVLGAAQLLAERKDFDGTVRFIFQPAEEHGRGAKAMMADGLFERFPVDAIFGAHNMPGMRAGTFSTRAGGIMASEDNFVIRIDGRGTHAARPHMGIDPIVIGSQIVLALQTIVSRNLDPGQQAVISCTEFITDGLRNVLPSTVTIKGDTRSYSRDVQALLETRMREISEGICRTHGATCTFDYTHEFAPTVNSPEWVDTAVQAAAHIAGAGAVNADVQPMMISEDFGAFLQAVPGNFVFIGNGEAADRGGVPLHNAAYDFNDEILPVGARYFAEVARRALSSR
- a CDS encoding amino acid permease; translated protein: MQQNESDLHRGLGQRQMRLMALGAAIGVGLFLGSANAIKMAGPAIILSYVIGGAVIFVIMRALGEMAVHEPVAGSFSRYARNYLGPLAGYLTGWNYWFLWLVTCIAEITAVGIYMGIWFPDVPRWIWALAALGMMGSVNLLTVKAYGELEFWFALIKVVTIVVMIAVGLGMIVFGYGNHGVATGISNLWAHGGFLPNGLHGVMMSMQMVMFAYLGVEMIGLTAGEAANPQKSIPNAINSVFWRIVIFYGGALFVILSIYPWNEIGTQGSPFVMTFERLGVKTAAGIINFVVLTAALSSCNGGIFSTGRMLYSLAQQGHAPRAFGMTTASGVPRRAILVSVAALLAGVLLNYLVPEKVFVWVTSISTFGAIWTWGVILVTQMKFRQSLAPTEQRTLGFRMPFWPYGSWFALAFLAFVIGLMAYFPDTRVALLVGPAWLVLLVAFYYGLKLESAVSSDAEPTLRSERQRA
- a CDS encoding aspartate aminotransferase family protein — its product is MPSRHGVDLIRARALFDRERRAFTEAMPASRALSAEASEHLLFGVPLHWMQDWSTPFSLYVKEARGATFTDVDGHHYADFCLGDTGAMFGHAPEPVARALVEQATRGYTTMLPSEDAAWVARELARRFRLPVWQFALSASDANRFVLRWARAATGRNTIVVFNGCYHGTVDDVFVDLVDGRPVQRDSLLGQSYDLLANTRVVEFNDLDALEAALKGGDVACVLAEPAMTNIGMVLPDPGFWDAARELTRRYGTLLVIDETHTISSGPGGYAVAHDLEPDMLVVGKPIAGGVPCAVYGFSAEFAERAKQAKLNAPPGHSGIGTTLTANMLAMHAMRATLAEVATDAAYAHMFELAARLATGLEQAIAKHGLPWCVTRIGARTEFQFAPEPPRNGTLAGAQLDSELEHIVHLYLLNRGVLITPFHNMMLVCPQTTSDDVDKLVAQFDACLGELV